The genomic segment CAAGTACAAGAGGGCAGCCCCCAAAAGAGCATTGTACTCGCGGTGTTTGAGATAAAGCGGTAGGAAAAACCGGCCCTCCCCGCCCCCCTCCGGCGTGCGCGCCGCCCTCAACCGAGGAATCAGACGCGGAACCCGGCTGCAATAGTCGTCGAATCCGGGGAAGGTGGCCCGCAGAAACCGCTCTTCTGACGCGATCACCGGAATGTAGATCGCTGCAAACATCACAGCCAACGCAACGCCCACCGCCCAGCTCTCGAGGGCCACCGCAAACCCGGCGGCAATCAGGATGGACCCCAGATAGAGCGGATTGCGTACATGCGCGTACGGCCCTGTCGTGGTGAGTTCCTGGTTCTTCTTCACGTATCCGGCGGCATATCCGCGCAGCCACAGCCCCGGAACAACCAGCGCCAGGCTCCAGGCCACCGCTTCCGG from the Occallatibacter riparius genome contains:
- a CDS encoding methyltransferase family protein, with amino-acid sequence MTTAEKPQQDWISRWQRIARRIRVPLGFAVAALYVFELWQQAPEPEAVAWSLALVVPGLWLRGYAAGYVKKNQELTTTGPYAHVRNPLYLGSILIAAGFAVALESWAVGVALAVMFAAIYIPVIASEERFLRATFPGFDDYCSRVPRLIPRLRAARTPEGGGEGRFFLPLYLKHREYNALLGAALLYLALMVVRPALHVLVHGRP